The genomic interval CAAGTTCACGCGTAGCCTGGTTTTACGCCATGAGAGGTATGGCTCTCTATCCTGTTTTGACCATACTTTTAGGGATGCTGGTCTTGAGAAGCCCTAAGGATATAAGCCGCTTTCTCTTTATTTGGATGACGCTGAGCTTTCTGGGCGCTCTATACGGTGTTAAGCAGCAACTCTTCGGCGTATTTGGTTTTGAGCAACGCTGGTTGGACGCTGGTGCTGCCGTTCAACACGTGCTTTTTGGAAAGCTTCGGATCTTCTCGTTCTACAGCGATGCAGGGCAATTTGGACCAGCCATGGCTCAAGCATCACTGGTTGCTGGATTGCTTTTTTTGAGTTCCCACAGAAGGAAAATTCGCTGGATCATGCTGGTGGTTGCCTTAGCCGCATTTTACGGCATGCTCATATCAGGTACGCGAGGAGCGCTAGCGGTGCCCTTTTTCGGAGGAATCCTGTACCTCATCTTGATCAAAAACTTCCGCATTCTCGCATTGGGTATCGTAGTTGGCTTTTCGGCCTTCGCCTTTTTGAAATACACCACCATTGCCAATAGCAACTACGAAATCAATCGTCTTCGAACCGCTCTTGACCCGAACAATCCTAGTCTTTTGGTACGTCTCAACAACCAGGCTCGCCTTAAAGTATACCTGAGGGACAAACCCTTCGGTGGCGGAGTTGGAAGCGCAGGAAGTTGGGGCGAGCGATTTGCTCCAGGGACTTTTTTGGCCGAATTCCCTACAGACAGCCTTTATGTCGCCATTAGAGCTGAAACGGGAGTCGTTGGTCTGAACTTATTCTTCTTGTTCATATTTGGTCCGGCCATCTATGCTTTTGTAAGGATATACAGGATGCCGGAATCTCCTCGAAGGCCGGTCTTAGTAGCCCTTCTATCCGGATACGTCGGCATTCTTGGAGCGAGCTACGGGAATAGCGTCTTGACCCAAATGCCTACGAGTTTTGTATGCTATTTCAGCTTACTCGCCATTTTCACTTCCATTCAACGCTATGATCGAGAAGAGGAAATTGCCCAGCGCAAAATCGCAGTAGACGTCGACGACCCGGAAGACTAAATCTAATATTCCCCAGGGAACCACTCCCTCAGCAACGACTTAAACGTTTCTGCACGGGCGCTCCAAGAGTTTCCCTGAGCTACCTCGGCCCTTCTCCTTCTTTTCTCCGCGTCATCCTCCAACACAGCGCTCTGGACAGCTTGCACAAAGGTTTCGTGACCTTCGCATAGATCAACGGACGTCTCAAAGTCACTCAAATCGGCAAACCGAGTACTGATAACGGGTACCCCAGCAGCCAAATACTCATTAATTTTCAGAGGGTATATACCCTTCGTAAACTCGTTGCTCACAAAGGGAATGAGGGCAGCGGAAAACGTAGACAAAAATTCTGGGAGCTTTTCCAGTGGATGGGCTCCGTGGAAGACCACCCGATCTCGGTTTCGCCAAGAAGCTACGAGCCCTTCGTCCATCACCCTACCGACAAAATGGATTTCGGCCTGAGGCATGGCTTGATATAGGGCTTCGAGTAATTGATAGTCAATGCGGTCATCGATGGATCCGATGTAGCCCAAGATTGGCGCAGCGTTTTCATCGGCCCGTAGGGCCTGATCTCTAAAACCGGAGTGAAACAACTCGAAATCTACGCCATTCCGAACAAGACCTACCCGATTGTGGAGTGGCTCTTTCTCGCGCTGAATTCCGGGCGAGGTCGTCATCACGCCATCCGTAAGCGGAATGAACTCCTTCTCCAAATAAGTCCCGTGCTTCTTGAGCCATGGAGCCGCTGCAATGTTGTCATAACAGTAATAAATCCATCTCCCCTTGCCTAAAGAAGTTGTATTGTATCGGCCTACGGCCGGATTAAAGGCGTCGACGACCAAGGGGTCATTCATTCCGAGTTCGGCCATAGCCCAGCGAACGCGGCGGCGAATCCGTGCATTGTTCTGCTTCAGGAAGAAACGATACAAGGGTCCTGCCGGGAGCGGGTTTATCGGCCAGATGGCTGGAGGGGTTAAAACATGGATTTCCGTACCCCTCTTAGTTTCGAGGGCACGAAGCGATTGAGCCTTGTTTTTAATTCGTTCGAGAGGCAAATCCGGGTGGCCCTTGAGCACGTCTTTAAATGTAAAGGCATAGTCCACATATAGGATTCGAAAATCCTGGGACAACTCCGTCATGATCTCAACAATCGTTTTGGCGTAGTCTCCCTCCCAATTCGGTGTGGCCAAGCAAAGGAGGTCAGGCTTACTCATCGGATGTTCGAGAATTCGAAGGTAAGTATGGACTTGACGAGTCGCCGGATTCGTGTTCGACGCTTTGGAACTGTGCCCAGTACGCTGTCCAGATAGTCCACGTGGGTCTTGGTCAGTACGGCCGCAATTCGGTTGCGCTTGGTGTCTTTCATGGAATCGACCACCGCCATATCTGCCGATTTCCAGATTCTAGGCGCTCTGATACAGAACAAAATAAAGTGCATTTCACGAACGATCTGCATGGAATAACTGTGCTCTAGAAGTGCAGGAAATTCCATCAAGATGTAATCGAATTCCATCCAGTCATCACGTCCCAATTCCATTAAGAAGGACGGCATATTCTTCTGATGCGTGAAGTCAGTATCAATTCTGTATTTGAGGGTCGATGGTGCGTCTACATCATTTGGAGTAACGAGCAAGGCGGAACGTCCATTCTTCTGGATGGACAAAGCCAAATCTTTCATCACTTTGGTTTTGTCTTCTCCGTATTGCGCAGAAGCAAATCCGATAAATCGAGGTCCGATCAGACCACCGTAATGCTTCTCCCACTCCCATCGAATATTCTGCAGCAAGATCCTACTGGACTTATCATCCACTTGATCGTAATCAATATTTGAGAGCTTAACGGTTGGATCTGCGAACGCACCGAGAACGCGGAGCCTGGACAATCGTTCCGCTCGCTCCGGGAATTTAATGGTCTGATCTAAAAATTCGCGCAAGATGATAATACCGATGGGCAACATCAAGCCCATAATAAAGGCAACGATCACCAAAATCATGGTCTTACTCGGCAGTGGAGCAATGGGGAACCTAGGCTGATCAGTAACCTTGAGCGAATTCGACATTTCTATATTCTTCTGTCGAATCTTGGCCAAATTCAGCCCGTGCAGCAGCTCCAAAAAGGTGTCTTCTTCCAGATCTATTTTTCGCTCCAATCGCTTGAGTTGACTTCCAAGCGGCGCGAATTCATCATAGGTTCGATCGAAATATATTCTGCGCTGCTTTAGAACTTCAAGGCGTGCTTTTGCTTCGTCATAGGCAAGTGTAAACGTCAACCACTCGCGCAGTAAGTCCTCGATTTTCATCCCTTCGGTGGTCTTGCTATAAGCATAGCGCGTTTCCAAAGTGTTGCTCAAATCGGCCTTCAATAAATCAGCCTCCTTCTTTAATTGAGCCACTTTTTCTGGCTCATTGCTGTAGATCTCGAGTTGCGCGATTTTACCATTGAGCTCTGAAAGCTCACGACGTTTGGTCAGTACCTCAGAACTGAACTTAATCAACGCGCGATTTAAGGAGAGCTGCTCCTCCATTCGCTCTACCCCTGCTTGAGCACTGGCCAATCGACTCAGTTCTTCTAGATATTCCTTTTCTAGGTCCTCTTTCTGCGAGGCAATGAATTTTGTTTGCTCTTGATAGTTGAGAATCTTCTTTTCCGTTCTAAACGTCTTTAGGTCATTCTCGGCGATGAGGAGTCGCTCTTCAGCAAGTGCAACCTGGCGCATGAAATACGCAACTACATCTGAACTCTGAGAGCGCAGCATGTCGGTGTACTTATTCATAAATACCTCGGTCAGAATTCGGAGTGTATTTGCCGTAATTCCTGGATCGTGGTATTCATAGCGCAGCTTGATTACATCCGAAAATCCTTCGCGAGTGACACGTACTGACCGTATCTGATTATGACTGTAAGGACTTGACCCTGAATGAAATAAATCTTTAACCAATTGTCCACGGCTAAACTCTTGGCTGCTGACCAGAATATTTTGATAAGTTGCTTCTTCTGTCGAATCTTTGAGCAGTTCCCAAACATCCGCAGGTATCTTTTCTTTCAACCAATCCCAAGAATCTTGCGAAAGAACTTCATCCCTCGGCGCCTCCAAGACCAGGTGGCTCGCCAATAGTCGCATCCCAGTTTCTTCCAGTGTTTCTCTCGACTCAATGGTGAAAAGAACATTATCAAAGGCGTTTTTCACAGCATTGTAGTCGATCTTTGCCCCGTCAATACTTTCAATGCTAATTCCTGAGGCAATTCCGGTATAGATAGATGTCTCAGAAACGTAGATCGGCTTGGTGTTTCGGGTCAGGAAAAAAACCAGGATAGCCAGGGAAAGACCGGTAAACAGAATGAGCTTCCATTTACGCGCAAGGATCCGAATGAGTTGGATTAAATTCATTAGTACCTATCAAATCTACTGAATGGAAGTCCGACGAGTCTTTCTAGCCGGTGATACGAATTCTCGTAATCAGTGCGCACAACTTCGTATTCAGTAAGTATTTTACTCTTCAAATCTGTGGTTCGAGCTAGGTCACTCACTGATAAATCGCCGTCCTCAAATCCCTTTTCCGCCATCTCCATCAGAAGGATGGCCGTTTCCCGGGCATCGGCCTTGATGACCAGCAGCCGTTGCGATAGCTGCAGCTGATTGTACTCCTCTAGTACGTCTTCAATGATTTCCCTTTCAATATCATCGGCTCGGTATCGCGCACTTTCAAGTAGAGACTCTGCTGCTCCCACCTCATCAGGTCTACCAACTATAGAAGAAAGTGGAATTTGTACCCAAACGGCACCAATGTAACCCAAGTTAATGTCATTCAAGGCTTCAGACCCCAAATTACCGGCTTGTGCTTGTCCCCCTAAACGAATGCCGTGCATCCATTCTTTTTTGGCCACACCGACTTCAAATTCGCGTTGCTTGACAATAGCATTGTAGAACGCCAATTTTGGGCTGTGCTTCAAAGCCGTATCTAAAAGAATATCGACCGGAGGGATATAACTATTCAGGGTTACTTTAACCGTATCAATCCAACGCAACTCGAGTGCCGCGCTATCGATGGGCTCGTTGAATTGAGCCTGGGCGAACACAGAGAAAAACAGCGATATGATGACCAACAAACGCTTCATCAAACGTTTTCTTTCTGAAATAATGCTGGTATCGTTCTGAATATCA from Cryomorphaceae bacterium carries:
- a CDS encoding O-antigen ligase domain-containing protein translates to MSRTISTSVGILFGLVVWGLLIMKNGMMGILMIGMLPFIILAVAGFFRYPKIGLYGVLIFSFFVGFLNRLIPGVPFGLMVDAILVLTGIGIIFFFWQKAPTKYWKSPVVWGFVGWMAMIILQLANPIASSRVAWFYAMRGMALYPVLTILLGMLVLRSPKDISRFLFIWMTLSFLGALYGVKQQLFGVFGFEQRWLDAGAAVQHVLFGKLRIFSFYSDAGQFGPAMAQASLVAGLLFLSSHRRKIRWIMLVVALAAFYGMLISGTRGALAVPFFGGILYLILIKNFRILALGIVVGFSAFAFLKYTTIANSNYEINRLRTALDPNNPSLLVRLNNQARLKVYLRDKPFGGGVGSAGSWGERFAPGTFLAEFPTDSLYVAIRAETGVVGLNLFFLFIFGPAIYAFVRIYRMPESPRRPVLVALLSGYVGILGASYGNSVLTQMPTSFVCYFSLLAIFTSIQRYDREEEIAQRKIAVDVDDPED
- a CDS encoding glycosyltransferase, which gives rise to MSKPDLLCLATPNWEGDYAKTIVEIMTELSQDFRILYVDYAFTFKDVLKGHPDLPLERIKNKAQSLRALETKRGTEIHVLTPPAIWPINPLPAGPLYRFFLKQNNARIRRRVRWAMAELGMNDPLVVDAFNPAVGRYNTTSLGKGRWIYYCYDNIAAAPWLKKHGTYLEKEFIPLTDGVMTTSPGIQREKEPLHNRVGLVRNGVDFELFHSGFRDQALRADENAAPILGYIGSIDDRIDYQLLEALYQAMPQAEIHFVGRVMDEGLVASWRNRDRVVFHGAHPLEKLPEFLSTFSAALIPFVSNEFTKGIYPLKINEYLAAGVPVISTRFADLSDFETSVDLCEGHETFVQAVQSAVLEDDAEKRRRRAEVAQGNSWSARAETFKSLLREWFPGEY
- a CDS encoding TolC family protein: MKRLLVIISLFFSVFAQAQFNEPIDSAALELRWIDTVKVTLNSYIPPVDILLDTALKHSPKLAFYNAIVKQREFEVGVAKKEWMHGIRLGGQAQAGNLGSEALNDINLGYIGAVWVQIPLSSIVGRPDEVGAAESLLESARYRADDIEREIIEDVLEEYNQLQLSQRLLVIKADARETAILLMEMAEKGFEDGDLSVSDLARTTDLKSKILTEYEVVRTDYENSYHRLERLVGLPFSRFDRY